In Burkholderia pseudomultivorans, the DNA window TCGAACTTCAGCCGAATGAGCTGCGAAGGCCCGTCCGGAACGGCCATCGCCGACGCTTCGTTGGCGGTTAGCCTGAACACGGTATCGGGGGGCGCGGCCGGTGCGCTGCTGTCGTCCGGCGTCGCGAACGCGATGCCGCCGCCCACGATCGTCGCGACCGACTGGGTCTTCAGCTTCAGGCCATTCGCGTCGAGCGAAAGGTCCATGCCGCTCGCGTTCCAGAAGCGCGTATCGGTCGTCACCAGACGATCGTACGGCGCATCGATGAACACCTGCAGGTTCATGTCGCGAGTTTGCATGTTCAGCTTGTACGACGCGACGTGGCCTACCAGCAGATGGTGGTAATAGACCGGCGAGCCGATATCAAGCGAGCCGAGATCGGTGGCCAGCAATGTGAAGCTTGTCCCCGGCATGCCGTTGATGACTGTAGGTGGCGTTTCTAGCCCGGTGTAGGCTTTCCGCGATTTGTCCGAGCGGCCCGTGTCCATGCCGATGTACGCGCCGGAGAACAGCGTATCGATGCCTGATACGCCGCTCATGCCGACGCGGGGCCGTACGACCCAGAACCGCGTATCGTCGCGAATGAGGTTGCGCGCATTCTTCACGAACGAAACGGTCGCGACCACGTGTGAACTGTCGTCGCTCAGCGAAATTGCGGTCACGGTGCCGATCACGACGTCCTTGTACTTGACGGGCGTCTTGCCAGCTTCGAGGCCTTGTGCAGTGTTGAATGTGATCGTGATTTCCGGTCCGACGGACAACCATGCGTGTATCACCATCGACAGGCCGATCAACGCCGCGACGACCGGCACGAGCCAGACGAGCGAGAGCCGCATCCGGTTGCGTGTCACGGGCGGATCGTGAGGTTCGAGGCCATGCGGGCCGGATGCGGGATTCATGCTTCCTCGGCGTCCCAAATGAGGCGTGGGTCAAAACTCATCGCAGACAGCATCGTGAGAATGACGACCATGCCGAAAAACAAAATGCCGGCGCGTGGCTCGATCTCGGAAAGCGGACCGAACCTCACCAGCGCGCAGATGATCGCGACGACCAGCACGTCGAGCATCGACCAGTAGCCAATCAGTTCGACCGCGCGGTACAGCACGGTCCGCTCGCGCATGGCCGACACGCTGTGCCGACCCGTCGTGACGAGCAACATTCCGATAGCGAGGAACTTCGTGCACGGCACGACGACGCTCGCAATGAAGATGACCGACGCGATGCCGTACGAACCCGCATTCCAGAACATCACGACGCCGCTGAGAATCGTCGATTCGCTTTGGCTGCCGAGCAGCGTGGTGCGCATCACCGGCAAAAGGTTGGCCGGGATGTAGAAAATCAGACTGGCGATCAGGAGCGCCCAGGCGCGCACGAGGCTGTTCGAACGACGAGGGTGCAGCGCGGACTCGCATCGCGGGCAGTGTTTCGTTTCGGACGCGTGCGGAACCGCATCCTGCTCGGCGGGTGAAGATGGGCGGCAGACAAGGCCGCAAGCATGGCACCCGACCATACCCAGCTGACTGGCGCGCACGGGCAGGCTCACGGGTGTCCTCCGGCGGGCTCCACCGGCACAACCCAGTCCCATAACTGGCGCGCATCGTGGCCGGCGATCACCGGAATCAGCACCATCAGCACCGCCGTGGCCCACAAGCCGGCGCCGGGAATGATCTGCATGATGCTGGACAGCTTGATGATGGCGATGAGGATGCCGAGCAATCCGACCTCGATCATGCTCCATGGTCGCAGCGCGACAAGTAACCGCATCAGCGGGCCGAACGCGGGCGCGCGATGCCTCGCGCGGGCAAAGGCCAGTAACCAGATCAGCGTCGCAACCTGTAGAAACGGCACCACCACGATGGCAAGGGCCGTTGGAATCGCGATCGGCGCGGCGAATCCCTGCGCGAGCGCAAGCGCGGATTGCCACAGCGTGGCTTCGCTATGCCGCCCCTGCACGCTGATTCGCATGATCGGGCAAAGGTTGGCGATGGCGAAGACGACGCCTGAAGCAATGGACAGCGCGAGCCACCGGTCGATATCGAGCCAGCTCGATCGAAACAACACGGCTGAACACCGTTCGCAACGCGCGATCTCGTGAGGCGCCAGTGCGCGGCGTCGGTAGACGCTGTCGCAATGCTCGCAGACGATCAGGGTCGGAAACGTGTCCATGTGTTCGTGTTGCTCGTGCACGTGTATTCGATGAGTTGCGTCGCAGTATGCTTCGACTCGATGGACGTTTTTGTGAGGTTTGATGGAGAAATGATTGAATCGATGTAAAAAATTGCAGGCCGCCTGACAGCCATGCTGGTTCAGCTCTGCAGGCCCACACAATCTGTTACGACAATGGCGAACCGGGGTTGTATGGGAGTGCTATCTTTCGCCACCCGTTCGTCGAAACGAATGGGCAGCAACGCAAGAAACATGGACTTGAGATTGAGCACAAGGAAGAGCATTCGCATGTTGAAGAAGATCGCCCCCGCATTCATCATTACCGCGGTCGCGCTGATTTCACTGCCGGCCGCGGCGGACAGCTGGGACAACGCGCTTGGCGGTGCACTCGGCGGTATTGCCGGTGCCACCGTCGGCGATGCACTGGGTGGCCGCACTGGCGCGGTAGTGGGCGGTGCGATCGGCGGCGGTGCCGGTGGCGCGATCGCGGCGGACCGCAACGAGCGCGACGGGGCAATCATTGGCGGTGCACTCGGCGGCGGTGCGGGCACTGCGGCCGGTCATGCGATGGGCGGCCGCAACGGCGGGCTCCTCGGTGCGGCGCTCGGCGGTGGCGGAGGCGCGGCGCTGGGTGGCAACCTCGGACGTAACGCACGGGACCGCGACGATGCGCGAGACCGCGACAGTATGCGCAGGATGCGCCGCAACAAGCATCGCTATGACGAGGCTTACTACGATTATTGAGCGGATTGATGGCGTCCGGCGAGCGCGCATGCGATAAGTCGGGATATGCGTTTTGCTCGCCACACGGTGCAGTTTGACCGACTTCGCGTGAAGGTTGCGCAGTCGGCTGCGTTATTCATAACGTAGTGCTTCGGCCGGATTCATTCTTTCACCGCGCCGGCTCGGGCGGTTCCTTCGAGGCAGAGCACGAGAGCCAACTGGAGCTGTACTGGCGTCGACTCGCGAAGCACAAGCAAGAGCCAGATGAGGCACTGCCGATCGGCATCGTCCGGTGTGTGCGGAAAGGGCGAGAGCAGATCGAATTTCTTGAGCTCGGCGAGTGCGGTATGCCGAATACGGTTGGTATACTTCCGGCTTCCTATCCTTGATGTCGTTCCGACATGCCGTGCTCTGATACTTCGACCCAGCATTTACCAACGGTAAAACGTGCCAGGGGCCGTCCGTCTGGCGATACGCATGTGGGATTTGATTCGCTTCTGCGATGTGCGCGACAGATGTTTGCCAAACAAGGCTATGCCGCCACAAGCGTGCGGAAGATCGCTGGCCTTGCCGGGGTCGATCCGGCGTTGATGTCACATCATTTTGGGTCGAAAGAAGGGCTCTGGACTGCGGTAGTCGAACAACTGGCCGTACAGCTGGGACCCGTGATCGAAACGACGAAGCAATTGCGCAATAGCCGCATGTCCTCGATCGAGCGTGTCCGGCAAGCCATGATACTTTTTATCGACAGCCTGTTCGAAACGCCTGACGTCGGAATGTTTTTTGCGACCGCGACGACAGAACATGGTGCGCGATTGGATCTGCTGGTCGACAGGTTGATCGGCCCTTATCGCGACGCAGTCGTCCCGCTTCTCCAGGACGCCATAGAGGCTCGCAAGGTAAAGCCATGCGATCCTGAGCTTATGCATGCGATGATCGTCAATGCAATAAGCAACACGGTCTCTTATGGTCACGTGCTGGCCAAATTCTCGGATCTTACCGAGCATCCCGAGCAGTTCAAGAGCGGCATGCTGAACATCGCCATGGGGTTGCTGCGTTAACGTGGCGGCTACGCCGGATGCATGCGGTCTCCCGAGGCATCGGTTCACCATGCCGATTGAGATAGACCGACGATACACATGCCATGAGCGTCGAGTTGACGACGGTTCTCGCAGAACGCGGTGGAAAAAAGCAGGGACTACCGAGGAACGTCTTTGCGCGACCACGGACGATATCCACTAAACTCTGCGGACTCTTGCGTTGACGGCCGCGGGGCGGGGCGGATGTCACGTGCGTCCGGCGCGCGGCTCCGCTGAATTCTCGTACCCATGACCACCGATACCCATTCCGCCGATCTGCTCGGCAATCTCCTCAAGAATGTTTCGCGCTCCTTTTACCTGTCGCTGTGCGTGCTGCCTGACGGCATGCGCGAACCGGTCGGGCTCGCATACCTGATCGCGCGCGCGGCCGATACCATCGCGGACACCGCACTCGTCGCCCCGGACCGCCGTGTGGCGCTGCTGACGCAATTGCGCGAGAACGTCGAGCAGCTTGACGACGGTGTCTCACTGTCCCATGCACTCGAGGACGTGACGCGGATGCAGACGGATTCTCACGAACACGTGCTGCTCGGCTCGATACCGCCGATGCTCGCGCTGCTGCGCGCGCAGACGGATGCCGACAGCGCGGCGATCCGCAAGGTCGTCGCAACGCTCACTTCCGGCATGGAATTCGACCTGCGCACGTTTCCGGACGAACAGTCGGGGCAGGTCGCTTCACTGCCGACGTACGACATGCTCGATCGCTACACCTACCTGGTCGCGGGTTGCGTCGGAGAGTTCTGGACGGATATGACGGGCGCGCACACATGTGCTGCACGCAGCTGGGACTTCCAGGACATGTTTGATAAAGGGATCCAGTTCGGCAAGGCGCTGCAGATGACCAACATTTTGCGCGACTGCGCGAAGGATCTCCCTATTGGCCGTTGCTACCTGCCGGACGACGTGCTGGCCGCGCACGGGCTTGGCGTGTCCGATCTGATGCAGCCGGGTGCGTCGACGCGTGCGCGCGGCGTCCTGATCGACCTGTTGCGCGTAGCGCTCGACCAGTATCGCGATGCGTGTCTGTATACACTCGCGATCCCGCGTCGCTTCGTGCGGTTGCGGCTCGCGTGCCTGTGGCCGATTCTTATCGGCCTCGAGACGCTCGAGCTATTGGCCGGCCACGACGCGTGGCTCGACCCGACGGCGCCGGCCAAGGTACCGAGAAAGCGCGTCTACCAGATCATGGTGTTGTCGCTGTTGATCATCGGTTCGAACGTGGCGATTGAGACACGGATAGCACGGCTCATTGCGTCCGTCGATGCGTTGGCTCAGATCAAGGCACCGGCTGCCTGCTAACGGCGGCGTCACCGCATGCGGAGCAAAACGAATTACGAACCTGCTTTGTGCCCCAGTTTGACAAGTTCAACCACGGTCGAGACGAGCCCGACCAGAAGCAGAATGGCAAGGACCAGATAGTCCGGCGTTTCCCGGATCACGACCGCGATCGGGTTATCGATGACTGAAGACGCGGTCAAGACGATCAAACCATAGACGACGAACCACCCGGTCAAGATTCCCAGTGCGATTGCAGCGATCAGTAGCGCGAATATACATGCTACGCAACCACGACCGGCGACACGCATTTATTGGACACCTAGCAGTCGATAGCCCACGCCGCGCATCACGTCCGGCATCCCGGGCGCACCAGCGCATTCGAGTTTCTTGCGTAGCCGACTGATATGGCTATCGACGGTACGCTCCAGTGCATCGCCGTCGGGCAGGCAGGCGCTGACCAGTTCGCTGCGCGTGAACACGCGATTCGGCGAACTTGCCAGATGGGCGAGCAGCCGAAACTCGGTCAACGTCAGCGAGACGCTGGTCCCTCCGGTGTCGGTGCGGATCGTGGTCAGATAGCTTTGTGTGTCGATCTCGAGCTTGCCGACCTTGATGACGCGTCCCGACTTGGCCGTTTCGAAACGGCGCAGGATCGCACGAATGCGCGCGACCACCTCGGCTGGATTGAATGGCTTGGTGATGTAGTCGTCCGCGCCGAAACGCAGCCCTTGCAATCGATCGATCTCGCGGTCCAGCGCCGTGAGGATGACGATAGGCGTGTCGCTGCGGCGTCGCACTTCGAGGAGGACTTCCCAGCCATCCTTCTGCGGCATCCTGACGTCGAGCAGGATCAGGTCGGGCTTCAGCATCGGCAGCACGTCGAGCACGGCCTGCCCGTGACTGACACGATAGGTACGGAAGCGGTCGTGAGCGAGGTAGGCGTCGAGTATTTCCGCGATCTCCGGATCGTCTTCGGCAATGAGTATCAGAGGGTTCATCGGGTTCACTGGAAGTGGGCGTGATCGAGAGGCGGCCGGCGACGCAGCACGTGCGCCACCGGACTTCGCGATGCTTTCAGTCCTCGCGAACGGATCGCCGACCGCCCATGGCTCAGGAGTTCGCCGTGCTGTCGGCGGGAGGGACTTCGGTGTCGATCAGACCGCCACCGAGCGCCTTGTAGAGCGCGACCGCGTTGTCCAGTTCGGCGTTGCGCAGGTCCAACAGCGTCTGACGCGCGGCATACAGCTGTCGCTGCGAGTCGAGCAGCTCCAGCCTATCCTCGATGCCCGCGCGATAACGCAGATTGACGAGGTCGGTACGGCGCTCGGCGCTCTTGACGACCCGCGCCTGCGCGTCGATCTGACGGCTGAAGGTCTCGCGTCCGGCGAGGCCGTCGGCCACTTCCCGGAATGCAGTCTGGATCGCGCGTTCATACTCGACGACCGCGCTGGACTTGCGCACTTCCGCGAGATTCAGCTCGGAACGCAGCCGGCCACCCTGGAAGATCGGCAGCGTGACCTGCGGCGCGAAGCTCCATACGCGCTGGCCGCCGTCGAACAGGCTGCCCAGCCCCGGGCTGAGGAACCCGATCGACGAGGTCAGCGACAGGCGCGGGAAGAACGCCGCGCGCGCCGCGCCGATGTCGGCGTTGGCGGCCACGAGATTCTGCTCGGCCTGCTGGATGTCCGGCCGGCGGTACAGCAATTCCGACGGCAGTCCGGCCGGCAGTTGCGTCATCACCGGCTGGCGTTCCAGCGACAGCGGGTCGGGCAGGTTCTTCGGCAGGTCGGTACCGACCAGCAGCCGCAGCGCATTGTTGGCCTGCTCGACGGCGCGCGAACGCGCCTCGAGATCGGCGCTGGCGCTCGCGACCTGGCCTTCGGCCTGCGCGATGTCGACGCCGCTGGCTTGATCCGCGAGTTTGAGCCGGCGCGCGAGGTCGAGCGACTGGCGCCAGTCGTTCAGCGTGCGCTCGGACAGCGCGCGCTGCTCCTGCGCGAGGCGCTCGGCGAAATACGCGTTGGCCACGGAGCCGACGAGTGCAATCTGCACGGCGCGACGGCCGTGATCGGTCGCGAGGTAGCGCGCGAACGCCGCATCGGACAGCGACTTCACACGGCCGAACAGGTCGATCTCGAAGGCGCTGACGCCTACGTTCACGCCATACTGGTTCTGCGTGTTTTCGAGTAGCGGCGGGTTCGATTGCGAGTCGGCCGCCGTGCGCTGGCGCGTGAAGCTCGCGCCGGCACTGATCGACGGCAGGCGCGCGGAGCGCTGGATGCCATACTGCGCTTCGGCGGCCTGGACGTTCAGCGCAGCCAGGCGCAGGTCGCGGTTGTTCTCGAGCGCGAGCTCGATTAGGCGCTGCAGGCGACGATCGCCAAACATCGTGCGCCAGCCAAGATCGGCTGCGTTCGCGTGCTGGTCAGCCGCGGCAGTAGTCGTATAGGCGGTCGGCACCGGCATCTCGGGCCTGACCAGCTTCGGCGCCATCGAGCACGCCGACAACGCGAGAGCGGCGGAAACCGCAGCGGAAAGAATGAGTAGTCGCATGGCATCAACCTTCTTGTTCGGGGGTCACGTTGGCGCGCTTCTTGCCAGACGCGAGCCATGCCGAGATGCGTTCCTGGATGCTCATCACGAACACAAAGAAAACCGGCACGAAGAAAATGGCCAGCACGGTGGCGGCGACCATGCCGCCGAACACACCGGTACCGATCGCGTGCTGCGTTTCGGCGCTGGCGCCGGTTGCGATCATCAAAGGCACGACACCGAGGCCGAACGCGAGCGAGGTCATCAGGATCGGGCGCAGGCGTAGCTTCGACGACTGTACGGCCGCCTCGATCAGCCCCTTGCCTTCCTCGCGCAACTGCTTCGCGAACTCGACGATCAGGATTGCGTTCTTCGCGGACAAGCCGATCACCGTAATCATCCCGACCTTGAAGAACACGTCGTTCGGCAGCCCGCGGAGCAGGACTGCGGCGAGTGCGCCGATCAGGCCGAGCGGCACCACCAGCATCACCGACAGCGGAATCGCCCAGCTCTCGTAGAGCGCCGCGAGCACCAGAAACACGACGATCATCGACAGCGCCATCAGCATCGGCGCCTGAGAGGCCGACTCGCGCTCCTGCAGGGACTGGCCCGTCCACGCCACCGTGAAGCCCGGCGGCAACTGCGCGGCCAGGCGCTCCATCTCGGCCATCGCCGCGCCGCTGGAGTAGCCGGGCGCCGAACCGCCGGAGATGCGTGCGGACGGATAACCCTGGAAGCGCACCAACTGGAGCGGGGTCTCTGACCAGACCGGACGCACCACCTCGGACAACGGCACCATGCCGCCGGCCGCGTTGCGCACGTAGAGCTTCATCACGTTGTCGATCTGCATGCGTGCCGGGGCATCGGCCTGGATGATCACCTGCTGCATGCGGCCCGCGTTCGGGAAGTCGTTCACATAGGTCGAGCCCATCGCGGCCGACAACGTATCGCTGATGGTCGTGAACGACACGCCTAGCGCTTCGGCCTTGTCGCGGTCGATATCCAGCTTCACGCTTGTGCCGGCCGGCAGGCTGTCCGGATAGACCCCCGTCACGATTTTGCTTTGGGCGGCCAGTTCGAGCAGCTTCATCTCTGCCGCCTTGAGCGCGGCGTAGCCCTGGTTGGCACGATCCTGCAGGCGCATCGTGAATCCCGAGCTGGTGCCCAGCCCGTCAATGGCCGGCGGCAGCAGGCTCATGACCGTACCTTCGGTCACGCCCCCCATTGCAGCCTGCGCGTGCATCGCTTCTTCCATCGTGGACGAACCTTCCCGCTTGCCCCAGTCCTTGAGGACCGCGTAGTTCAGTGCCGCGTTGGAACCGAGACCGGAGAAGCCGTAGCCGATGATGGAGATGCTCGACTGGATCGCCGGACGCGAGGCGAGGTGCTTCTCGAGCGTCTTGACCACGTCGCCCGTGCGCTCGACGGTCGAATCCGCCGGGAGCAGGAAGCCGGTCATGAAGTAACCCTGGTCTTCTTCGGGCAGGAACGACGACGGCAGCATGCGGAAGCCGAATACCAGTGCGACGGAAATCGCGATGAACAGCAGCATGACGCGGCCCGTGCGGCCGACCAGGCGGCCGACGCGCGTCTCGTACCAGCCCGTCAGGCGATCGAAGCGGCGGTTGAACCAGCCGAAGAAGCCGCGTTTCTCATGGTGACCGTGCTCGATCGGCTTGAGCATCGTTGCGCACAGGGCCGGCGTGAGCGTCAGCGCGAGCAGTGCGGAGAACAGGATCGACACGGCCATCGACAATGTGAACTGCTGATAGATCACACCGACCGAGCCGCTCGACATCGCCATCGGCAGGAACACGGCCGTCAGCACCAACGTGATGCCGATGATCGCGCCGGTAATCTCCTTCATGGCCTTGATCGTTGCATCCTTCGGCGACAGCCCTTCTTCGACCATCAGGCGTTCGACGTTCTCGACGACGACGATCGCATCGTCGACGATGATGCCGATCGCGAGCACCATGCCGAACATCGTCAGCACGTTGATCGAGAAACCGGTCATCAGCATCACCGCGAACGTGCCGAGCATCGCGACCGGCGCGACGATCGCCGGGATCAGCGTGTAGCGCACGTTCTGCAGGAACAGGTACATCACGAGGAACACGAGCACCATCGCTTCGAGCAGCGTGTGAATCACCTTCTCGATCGAGATCTTCACGAACGGTGCGGTATCGAACGGGATCGAGTAGGTCATGCCGGCCGGCATGGTTTTGGCGATCATGTCCAGTTGCTCGCGCACGGCTTCCGCCGTCTTCACCGCATTGGCGCCCGGCGCCAGTTGCACGCCGGCGAAAGTGGCCGGCTTGCCGTTCTCGCTGTTCACGAAGGTGAACGCCTGCGGGCCGAGTTCGACCCGTGCGACATCGCCGAGCACGACCTTCGAGCCGTTCGCGTTCGCGCGCAGCACGATCTTGGCGAACTGCTCCGGCGTCGTGAGCTGGCCTTGCGCGGTGAGCGGCACCGTCACGCGCTGGCCCCGCATCGCAGGCGCAGCCCCGAGGCTGCCCGGCGCGATCTGAACGTTTTGCTGGCTGACGGCAGTGGTCAGGTCGTTCATCGACAGACCGTAGGTGATCAGCTTCTGCGGATCGACCCAGATGCGCATGGCCTGTTCCGAACCGAACAGTTGCACCTTGCCGACGCCCTCGACGCGTCGCAAGTCTTCGACGACGTTGCGCGCCATGTAGTCCGCGAGTGCGTTTTCGTCGTAGCGGCCGCTGTCTGACTTGAGGCCGACGAACAGCAGGAAGCCGGTGGCGGCCGATTGCACGATCACGCCGTTCTGCCGCACGACGGGCGGCAGGCGCGGTTCGACTGACTTGAGCTTGTTCTGTACGTCCACCTGGGCCATTGCCGAATCGGTACCGGGCTTGAAGGTCGCGGTGATCTGCGCCTGGCCGGAGGTATCGGCTGACGATTCGAAGTACAGAAGGTTACGTACGCCGGAAAGCTCGCGCTCGATGAGGCTCAGCACGCTGTCGCTCATCGTCTGCGGCGTGGCGCCGGGGTAGGTGGCGGTAATGGTGACGGTCGGCGGTGCGACCGACGGATAGCGCGCAACCGGCAGTTCGGGAATGGCGATCAGGCCCAGCAAGATGATGAAGAGGGCGATCACCCACGCGAAGACCGGGCGGCGGATGAAGAATTGGGACATGACTGGATGCTCCCGTGACTCAGTGCGACGAAGCGGTCTCGACCGCTTCAGGCGCCTTCCATGCAGTCGCCGTTACCGCCGCACCGTCGGTCAGGCGTTCCATGCCCTCGACGACGATCTTCTGGCCTGCCTGTAGCCCCGACTTGATGCGATAGCTGCGATGCGTCAGTTCGCCGACCTCGACGGCTTTCAGATGCGCCGTGCCCTTCGCGTCGAGCACCCATACCTGCGGCTTGCCGCCCGCGCGGACGATGGCCTGCTGCGGCACGATCAACGCGTTGTCGTAATGCCCACGCGGGATGCGGGCACGTACGTACATGCCCGGCAGCAGCTGGCGCTTCGGGTTGTCGACCAGCACGCGCACCAGCACGTCGCCGGTGCCAGGATCGACGTTGACGCCCGAGAACAGCATGCGGCCGCGCGCGTCGTAGCGTGTATCGTCGTCGCGCAAAACGTCGACCGGCACGCCGTTGCTGTCCGACGCTTGCGGCTGCGACGCGAGCGCGCCGCGCAGCGCTTCGAGCGAGGCGGCCGGCTGGCGCACGTCCACGTAGACCTGGTCGATCTGCTGGATGCGCGCCATCGGCTGGCTGTCGGTGCTTGCCACCAGTGCGCCTTCGGTCACGAGGGCCTGATCGATGCGGCCGGCGATCGGTGCCTCGACGGTCGCGAACTTCAGGTCGAGTTGGCGACGTGCGAGTGTCGCGCGAGCTTGCGCGACGTCGGCGGCAGCCTGGTCGCGTTGGGACACCGAGTCGTCATAGACCTGACGGCTGATTGCGTCGGCTTCGACGAGCGGCTTGAGTCGTGTGGTCTGGACCTTGGCCCGTTCGAGCGCGGCTTGCGCGCGTTGCAGAGACGCCGCGGCCGTGTCCATGTCGGCCTTGAACGGTGCCGGATTGATCTGGAACAGCGGCTGGCCGGCGCGCACCTCCGTGCCCTGTTCGAACAACCGTCGTTGGACGATGCCGCTCACCTGCGGCCGGATCTCGGCGATCCGGACGGCTGCGACACGGCCGGGCAGGTCTTCGGTCAGGTCGAGACGCGAGGTCGCCAGGGTCATTGCCGCAACCGGAGTAGCGGGTGCAGCGGCTTGCTGTTCGGATTGCCCGCAACCCGCCAGTATCGCCGCCGTCACCAGCGCGCCGACGGCGCTGTAGCAGCATCGTTTGTGATTTTTCATGTGGACTCCTTGAGACGCAGGACCCATGGCCCGCATTCTGTGTTCGAGGATGGCATAAACGGTTCCGGTGCCGCAGCCCCGTGCAACTACTAAGTTGCTGCAAATTTCCCAATATGGTCAAATGACCATGTCAATTGACCAAGGGCGCGTAATCTATCCCAAAACAGGAGGTCGCGTTTTCAGGGATGGGCCATCACCTGCGGCGCGGTGTTCGACGGAGGCCGGGAAAGGCTGGACAGAAGGAAGTGGTTTTTGCATGTGACGACAGAACGATGCTTCGTCGACAAGGAAGCCGGGCGTGGTCGGGCAAGACCGAGTATTGGGGGCGGATGTCGCTGCATGCACGACAGATCACCCATGCGGATCACGAAGCGGGCGTCTAGCGCCATCGGGACTTCGGACTGTTATCCATTCAATTTTCACCAGACAGAGCACGAAAGGATGAATCAAACGACTGTATCTTCGGCGCTGAGCGCCCGACTGCGTGACGCCTCCTTGCTGGAGACGCGGGTCTGGCTTGCCTCGGGATGGGAAAAAGGCGAGGAGGGTCGTTCGTTTCCGGTCACGAATCCGGCTACGGGTGAAGTCCTGGCGCGCGTGACGAGTCTCGGTGCTGCAGAGGTGGAGAAGGCCATTGCGGCGTCGGCTGCGGCACAAGAAGCATGGCGCACACGAACCAGCCACGAGCGCGCAAGGATACTGCGCGCATGGTATGACCTGATCGTCGAGCATGCGGACGACCTTGCCTTCATCATGACGTCGGAGCAGGGCAAGCCGCTCGCCGAGGCGCGCGGCGAAATCATGTATGCCGCTTCTTTCGTGGAGTGGTTTGCCGAAGAAGCGAAGCGGGTATATGGCGACGTCATTCCCCACCCGCAATCCGACAAGCGCATCTGCGTCATTCGTCAGCCAATCGGCGTCTGTGCCGCGATCACGCCGTGGAATTTTCCCGCCGCGATGATTACTCGCAAGGTGGCGCCGGCGCTGGCTGCCGGCTGTTCCATCATCGTGCGCCCGGCGGACCTCACGCCATTGACGGCGCTTGCGCTTGCCGTGCTCGCCGAGCGAGCGGGTATTCCCGCCGGTGTCCTTCAAGTGGTGTGTGGCCCGTCGCGCGAGATCGGCGCGGTCCTCACGGCCAGCCCCATTGTGCGCAAGCTTTCGTTTACCGGTTCGACCGAAGTGGGGCGGGTGCTCATGAGCCAATCGTCGGCGACGATCAAGCGGCTTTCTCTCGAACTCGGCGGCAATGCACCTTTCATCGTGTTCGACGATGCGGACCTCGACGCAGCGATTGAAGGCGCGATGGCATCGAAGTACCGAAATAGCGGCCAGACTTGTGTGTGCGCCAATCGCTTTCTCGTGCAGGCTGGCATTCACGACCGCTTCGTCGATGCGCTCGCCCGGCGAGTCCA includes these proteins:
- a CDS encoding NAD-dependent succinate-semialdehyde dehydrogenase, producing MNQTTVSSALSARLRDASLLETRVWLASGWEKGEEGRSFPVTNPATGEVLARVTSLGAAEVEKAIAASAAAQEAWRTRTSHERARILRAWYDLIVEHADDLAFIMTSEQGKPLAEARGEIMYAASFVEWFAEEAKRVYGDVIPHPQSDKRICVIRQPIGVCAAITPWNFPAAMITRKVAPALAAGCSIIVRPADLTPLTALALAVLAERAGIPAGVLQVVCGPSREIGAVLTASPIVRKLSFTGSTEVGRVLMSQSSATIKRLSLELGGNAPFIVFDDADLDAAIEGAMASKYRNSGQTCVCANRFLVQAGIHDRFVDALARRVQALKVGSGTEPGVQQGPLIQQSACDHLDELVDDAVSKGARIVTGGKRHPLGGTFFEPTVITDATPAMRLAREELFGPVGPVFRFEDEAEAIAMANDTEYGLAAYLYTRDHGRIWQVGEALEYGMVGLNTGVISNEVAPFGGVKQSGLGREGSRYGIEEYLEIKYMCTQI